Proteins co-encoded in one Ziziphus jujuba cultivar Dongzao chromosome 9, ASM3175591v1 genomic window:
- the LOC107426695 gene encoding zinc finger protein GIS2 isoform X3, translating into MSSDSRSRSRSRSRSPLDRKIRSDRFSYRDAPYRRDVRRSFRGDNLCKNCKRPGHFARDCPNVAICHNCGLPGHIASECTTKSLCWNCREPGHMASNCPNEGICHTCGKAGHRARECTAPPLPPGDLRLCNNCYKQGHIAADCTNEKACNNCRKTGHLARDCPNDPICNMCNVSGHVARQCPKGNILERGGGGGGGVRGSGYRDIVCRNCQQLGHMSRDCMGPLMICHNCGGRGHLAYECPSGRFMDRYPRRY; encoded by the exons ATGAGTTCAGACAGCAGGAGCCGAAGCCGGAGCAGGAGCAGGAGCCCTCTGGATCGTAAGATCCGTTCTGATCGTTTTTCCTATCGTGATGCACCTTACAGAAGGGATGTACGTCGGAGTTTCAG AGGAGACAATCTATGCAAGAATTGCAAACGACCAGGACATTTTGCTAGAGACTGCCCTAATGTGGCAATTTGCCATAATTGTGGTCTTCCTGG ACACATTGCTTCAGAATGCACCACAAAGTCGCTGTGTTGGAACTGCCGAGAACCTGGTCACATGGCCAGCAACTGCCCTAACGAGGGCATCTGCCACACCTGTGGTAAGGCTGGACATCGTGCCAGAGAGTGCACAGCTCCCCCACTGCCACCTGGGGACTTGAGGCTGTGCAACAACTGCTATAAGCAGGGTCATATTGCGGCAGATTGTACTAATGAGAAGGCATGTAACAACTGTAGGAAGACTGGTCACCTGGCTCGTGATTGCCCGAATGATCCTATCTGCAACATGTGCAATGTATCTGGGCATGTTGCTAGACAGTGTCCCAAAGGCAACATTTTAGAACGGGGAGGCGGAGGAGGAGGTGGAGTTAGGGGTAGTGGTTACAGAGATATTGTATGTAGGAATTGCCAACAGCTGGGTCATATGAGCAGGGATTGCATGGGCCCCTTAATGATTTGTCACAACTGTGGTGGACGAGGACATCTTGCATACGAGTGCCCATCTGGTAGGTTTATGGATCGCTATCCCCGGAGGTACTGA
- the LOC107426696 gene encoding uncharacterized protein LOC107426696 isoform X1 yields the protein MNKNVEEKVTTKQRNQKGCFNQKIEFDSGSKTMETGKENADGETQNQNPLPNPNIPNPPTTNPNRSSNRGGGSMGKSCKGCLYYSSIQKSKSKNPTCVGFSRTLQQGALPVPSYIVGETELEASKEGRSLTDFKYACIGYSVFLNKKDSSNDPQNKQAELPFCVGLEVLLDKRPVNHDAAHANKSEEKVRTFPQPRTYKPPHPTGDEYLNRFKRNAGLVASGVARNVNRVCNYVKESLDDILYPYRRRPK from the exons ATGAACAAAAATGTGGAAGAGAAGGtaacaacaaaacaaagaaatcaaAAGGGCTGCTTTAACCAGAAAATCGAATTTGATAGCGGAAGTAAAACCATGGAAACAGGCAAAGAAAACGCAGACGGTGAAACCCAAAATCAGAACCCTCTTCCTAATCCTAATATTCCTAATCCTCCTACAACTAATCCTAATCGGAGCAGTAACAGAGGAGGAGGATCCATGGGAAAGTCCTGCAAGGGTTGCCTCTATTACTCCTCTATTCAGAAATCCAAGTCCAAGAACCCCACCTGCGTTGGCTTCTCTAGAACCCTCCAACAAG GTGCATTACCAGTTCCCAGCTACATTGTGGGGGAAACTGAACTGGAAGCTTCTAAAGAGGGCCGCAGTCTTACAGATTTCAAGTATGCTTGCATAGGATACTCGGTATTCTTGAATAAGAAAGATTCTTCAAATGATCCACAGAATAAACAAGCGGAGTTGCCATTTTGTGTTGGTCTTGAG GTATTGCTGGATAAAAGGCCTGTAAACCATGATGCTGCCCATGCTAATAAAAGTGAAG aaaaagTCCGAACATTTCCTCAACCTCGAACCTATAAACCTCCTCATCCAACAGGAGATGAGTACCTAAACAG GTTTAAGAGGAATGCAGGCCTAGTAGCTTCAGGTGTGGCTAGGAATGTGAACAGAGTGTGCAACTATGTGAAAGAGAGTTTGGATGACATTCTATACCCATACAGGAGGCGGCCGAAGTGA
- the LOC107426694 gene encoding zinc finger CCCH domain-containing protein 19 has product MESEEEESSTVNKPSPILEYNATTTMPHAQDEVFHSEPHYEPFTAPESLEPQLVGGGKSPSPPPATADVDGDVIDAEESKVVEEDKDVQTEENKEVSDDQAVENMEVKAEENKELSGVQTEETKDVADVPEEEKVVADLSEEKEVVADVSGELASAEEEVTAAEAEEGMAVVADVGGNMAATDVVEDTVAAEEKEKGSEEAEVADLADKAVEIEVADEAVGREVGDAGGQSGEEERDVVQSAEENTEVVTEKGDVTDIVEENEKPEDREVVDEAVADLGKEPDVSNVTEKPELDEEALTNIAGETDLAGQVEEMEVADETAEGPDTETEVEGKGEGEDGDDSGMADEAMETETAEEADVMEETTEAEETEAADEAEGMEVVSRVGSGGGKRKRGRNLKAPVRAPSRKKGEEDVCFICFDGGELVLCDRRGCPKAYHPSCVNRDEAFFRAKGRWNCGWHLCSNCEKNAYYMCYTCTFSLCKGCIKDAVIFCVRENKGFCETCMKTVMLIEKNEQGNKDMDQIDFDDKSSWEYLFKDYWIDLKERLSLTLNDLVEAKNPWKGSDPHAYKQESPDEPFDANNDGGSGSDGSMGNFEPSNSKRRKAKKRLKSRGRGKDSRSTITATVAEGPSVDDSGGWASKELLEFVMHMRNGDKSVVSQFDVQALLLEYIKRNKLRDPRRKSQIICDSRLENLFGKPRVGHFEMLKLLESHFLIKEDSQVDDLQGSVVDTEASNLEVDGNSDALSRAGKDKRRKMRKKGDEKGRQSNLDDYAAIDNHNINLIYLRRNLVEDLLEDTENFHDKVVGSFARIRISGSSQKQDLYRLVQVVGTCKASEPYKVGKRMTDTLLEILNLNKTEIISIDIISNQEFTEDECKRLRQSIKCGLINRLTVGDIQEKAMALQAVRVKDWLETEIVRLSHLRDRASETGRRKELRECVEKLQLLKAPEERQRRLEEIPEIHADPNMDPSYESEEEEEETDDKKQESFLRPRGSGFGRRGREPISPRKGGPVSSDPWSGTRNYSNMGRELSRNFSSRGFSNKVEDTAGTGEIVNDSWNHGRETELQQTSSWDKHKVSSSETVSRSTQSVVISESFPTVVSETLGTPLSTGAAQSAEKFNEAEKIWHYKDPSGKVQGPFSITQLRKWSTTGYFPAELRIWKATEKQEDSILLTDALVGKFQKDPSSLDGGFSKAQIVHNSLPSPSSSAKPEGAVLQRGTEVQVGGESWRMQTETNSSTGKVAPTSVEVPRYSVDGWGSTNLPSPTPSQTPMGSTKVQTFENKWSANSVQAASSLLGGSGGPQPSVVVPQETVTSAPKPDKIIPTGSMNAIQMPSLPIMSAPVLNDASINHGADLKNVVSNLQSLVQSVTGYNPPVEKQGWGSGSVPKPEMITSGSIPGSESQPWVVAHAQKVETSNPTIMPAQPPAHGHWSDGPSVQAPSPMYNGGNFPSTGFSSVPPSDPWRPVVSSNQSNIHPPAPSPWGMGTADNQTAVPNQNTGWGPKAANPNMGWGGPVWGASGQGPAIGNANPGWVAHGQGLQASNPISGWGPPGQGQPPMNANQGWGAPGQGPPPGNPNPGWGAPTGNQGKWGSERNHNADRYSNQRDRGSHGGDSGYGGGNKPWNRQSSFGNGGGGGGSSRPPFKGQRVCKYHESGHCKKGASCDYMHT; this is encoded by the exons ATGGAAAGCGAGGAAGAAGAATCTTCAACTGTCAATAAACCTTCTCCGATACTCGAATACAACGCCACCACCACCATGCCTCATGCTCAGGACGAGGTCTTCCACAGCGAACCGCATTACGAGCCCTTCACGGCGCCGGAATCGTTGGAGCCGCAACTCGTCGGAGGTGGTAAGTCACCATCACCGCCACCAGCCACAGCGGATGTCGATGGGGATGTGATCGATGCAGAGGAGAGCAAAGTGGTTGAGGAGGATAAGGACGTCCAAACAGAGGAGAATAAGGAGGTAAGTGACGACCAAGCAGTGGAGAATATGGAGGTAAAAGCAGAGGAGAACAAAGAGTTAAGCGGCGTCCAAACAGAGGAGACGAAGGATGTGGCTGACGTGCCGGAGGAGGAGAAGGTCGTGGCTGACTTGTCAGAGGAGAAGGAGGTTGTGGCTGACGTGTCAGGGGAATTGGCCTCGGCTGAGGAGGAGGTTACTGCTGCTGAAGCAGAGGAGGGTATGGCCGTCGTGGCCGATGTGGGTGGGAACATGGCGGCGACTGACGTGGTGGAGGATACGGTTGCGgcagaagagaaagagaaggggTCAGAGGAGGCCGAGGTTGCAGATTTGGCTGATAAAGCGGTGGAAATAGAGGTGGCTGATGAAGCGGTGGGAAGAGAGGTGGGTGACGCGGGTGGTCAGTCGGGGGAGGAGGAGAGGGATGTGGTTCAATCTGCTGAGGAGAATACGGAAGTGGTGACGGAGAAGGGTGATGTAACTGACATTGTGGAGGAGAATGAGAAACCGGAAGACAGGGAAGTTGTAGATGAGGCTGTGGCTGACTTGGGGAAGGAGCCGGATGTTTCTAATGTGACCGAGAAACCGGAACTGGATGAGGAGGCTTTGACTAACATTGCTGGAGAGACGGATTTGGCTGGCCAGGTAGAGGAAATGGAGGTGGCAGATGAGACTGCTGAGGGACCGGATACGGAGACAGAGGTAGAGGGGAAGGGAGAGGGAGAGGATGGAGATGACAGTGGCATGGCTGACGAAGCCATGGAGACTGAAACCGCGGAGGAGGCTGATGTAATGGAGGAGACCACGGAGGCAGAGGAGACAGAGGCTGCAGACGAGGCTGAAGGGATGGAGGTGGTGAGTCGGGTGGGCAGTGGTGGTGGGAAGAGGAAGCGTGGGAGGAATCTTAAAGCTCCGGTAAGAGCCCCTTCAAGGAAGAAGGGGGAAGAGGACGTCTGTTTCATTTGTTTTGATGGGGGTGAGCTTGTGCTTTGTGACCGGAG GGGATGTCCTAAAGCTTACCATCCTTCATGTGTTAATCGTGATGAGGCATTCTTTCGAGCTAAGGGTCGTTGGAATTGTG GTTGGCATCTGTGTAGCAACTGTGAGAAGAATGCATATTACATGTGTTATACGTGTACCTTTTCCTTGTGCAAGGGGTGCATCAAAGATGCTGTCATATTCTGTGTTCGGGAAAACAAGGGCTTCTGTGAGACATGTATGAAAACTGTGATgttgatagaaaagaatgagcAAGGAAACAAGGACATG GACCAAATAGATTTTGATGACAAAAGTAGCTGGGAGTATCTCTTCAAGGATTACTGGATAGACTTAAAAGAGAGGCTATCGCTCACTCTTAATGATCTTGTTGAGGCAAAGAACCCTTGGAAAGGATCtgatccacatgcttataagcagGAGTCACCTGATGAACCTTTTGACGCAAATAATGATGGAGGCTCAGGTTCAGATGGTTCTATGGGTAATTTTGAACCAAGTAACTCTAAAAGAAGAAAGGCCAAGAAACGGTTGAAATCCCGTGGGAGGGGCAAGGATTCCCGAAGCACAATAACAGCTACTGTTGCTGAAGGGCCTTCTGTAGATGACAGTGGTGGTTGGGCATCAAAAGAACTACTGGAGTTTGTTATGCACATGAGAAATGGTGACAAATCTGTTGTATCTCAGTTTGATGTGCAGGCGCTTTTGCTAGAATATATAAAGAGAAACAAACTCCGTGATCCTCGCCGGAAGAGTCAGATAATTTGTGACTCAAGGCTTGAGAATCTATTTGGGAAACCACGTGTTGGTCATTTTGAAATGTTAAAGCTTCTTGAATCCCACTTTCTTATAAAAGAGGATTCTCAGGTTGACGATCTTCAGGGAAGTGTTGTTGATACTGAAGCTAGTAATTTGGAAGTTGATGGGAACTCTGATGCTTTGTCGAGGGCTGGGAAGGACAAGAGGCGTAAAATGCGTAAAAAGGGTGATGAAAAAGGGCGCCAATCTAATCTTGATGATTATGCTGCCATTGACAACCAcaacattaatttaatttatttaagacGTAATTTGGTTGAGGATCTACTTGAAGATACAGAAAACTTTCATGACAAAGTTGTTGGTTCTTTTGCAAGAATTAGGATTTCAGGTAGTAGTCAAAAGCAAGATTTGTACAGGCTGGTGCAAGTTGTAG GTACATGCAAAGCTTCTGAGCCATATAAAGTCGGTAAAAGGATGACAGACACCTTGCTAGAGATTTTAAACTTAAACAAGACAGAGATCATATCCATTGATATTATCTCAAATCAAGAGTTCACTGAG GATGAGTGCAAACGACTGCGTCAGAGCATAAAATGTGGACTTATCAACCGGCTGACTGtg GGTGACATTCAAGAGAAAGCAATGGCGCTTCAAGCTGTCAGGGTGAAAGAC TGGTTAGAGACGGAGATTGTGCGGCTTAGCCATCTTCGTGATCGAGCCAGTGAGACAGGCCGTAGGAAGGA GCTTCGAGAATGTGTAGAGAAGTTGCAGCTTTTGAAGGCACCTGAGGAGCGACAGCGTAGGTTGGAAGAAATTCCAGAAATACATGCGGACCCTAATATGGATCCTAGTTATGAGTCtgaagaggaggaagaagaaactGATGATAAAAAACAAG AGAGCTTCTTGAGGCCGAGAGGCTCCGGATTTGGCAGGAGGGGGAGGGAGCCAATTTCTCCACGAAAAGGTGGACCTGTTTCAAGTGATCCCTGGAGTGGGACAAGGAATTATTCCAACATGGGTCGGGAATTAAGCAGGAACTTTTCTAGTAGGGGGTTCTCTAATAAAGTGGAGGATACAGCTGGAACTGGTGAGATAGTAAATGATTCATGGAATCATGGGAGAGAGACAGAATTACAGCAAACAAGCAGCTGGGACAAGCACAAAGTTTCTAGTTCTGAAACTGTCTCCAGGAGTACACAGTCTGTGGTAATATCTGAATCGTTTCCAACGGTTGTTTCAGAAACCTTGGGGACACCTCTCTCTACAGGGGCTGCTCAGTCTGCAGAAAAATTCAATGAAGCAGAAAAAATATGGCATTACAAGGATCCATCTGGAAAAGTCCAGGGACCATTTTCCATCACTCAGCTGCGCAAATGGAGTACCACTGGTTATTTCCCTGCTGAACTGAGAATTTGGAAAGCTACTGAGAAACAAGAAGATTCTATACTTTTGACTGATGCATTAGTTGGAAAGTTCCAGAAGGATCCCTCATCACTGGACGGCGGTTTTTCCAAGGCTCAGATAGTGCATAATTCACTTCCCTCGCCTTCAAGTTCTGCGAAGCCTGAAGGAGCAGTCTTACAGAGGGGGACAGAAGTCCAAGTTGGTGGAGAAAGTTGGAGAATGCAAACTGAAACAAATTCTTCAACAGGCAAGGTGGCTCCTACATCAGTGGAGGTCCCAAGATACTCCGTGGATGGGTGGGGTTCAACAAATCTGCCTTCACCGACCCCATCGCAAACTCCCATGGGTTCGACAAAGGTGCaaacttttgaaaataaatggtCTGCCAATAGTGTACAAGCAGCTAGTTCTCTCTTGGGAGGCAGTGGAGGGCCGCAACCCTCTGTTGTAGTTCCTCAGGAGACTGTAACATCAGCACCCAAGCCAGATAAGATTATACCTACAGGCTCAATGAATGCTATTCAAATGCCTTCTCTTCCAATAATGTCAGCACCCGTTTTAAATGATGCGTCAATAAATCATGGTGCTGATCTTAAAAATGTTGTCTCAAATCTACAGAGTTTGGTGCAGTCTGTGACTGGTTATAATCCTCCTGTTGAGAAGCAAGGATGGGGATCTGGTTCTGTTCCAAAACCAGAAATGATAACATCAGGCTCAATACCTGGGAGTGAATCCCAACCCTGGGTGGTTGCTCATGCGCAGAAAGTGGAAACAAGTAATCCCACTATTATGCCTGCACAACCTCCTGCCCACGGTCACTGGAGTGATGGTCCATCTGTTCAAGCACCTTCTCCTATGTATAATGGGGGAAATTTTCCTTCGACTGGTTTTTCAAGTGTTCCTCCATCTGATCCTTGGAGACCTGTAGTTTCAAGTAATCAGTCAAACATTCACCCTCCAGCTCCATCTCCTTGGGGCATGGGTACTGCAGATAATCAAACCGCTGTGCCGAATCAAAATACTGGCTGGGGGCCAAAGGCAGCAAATCCAAACATGGGCTGGGGAGGGCCAGTATGGGGAGCTTCTGGTCAGGGTCCAGCGATAGGAAATGCAAATCCAGGATGGGTAGCACACGGTCAAGGCCTACAGGCTAGTAATCCAATTTCAGGTTGGGGTCCACCAGGACAAGGACAACCACCTATGAATGCGAATCAAGGCTGGGGTGCTCCTGGTCAAGGGCCACCACCAGGAAATCCAAATCCGGGTTGGGGCGCACCAACAGGGAACCAAGGGAAATGGGGAAGCGAACGGAATCATAATGCAGATAGATACTCAAATCAGAGGGATAGAGGATCTCACGGTGGGGATTCTGGTTATGGTGGGGGTAATAAACCTTGGAACAGGCAGTCATCGTTTGGTAATGGAGGGGGAGGGGGAGGTTCTTCAAGGCCTCCGTTTAAGGGACAGAGAGTTTGCAAGTATCATGAGAGTGGTCATTGCAAGAAGGGTGCTTCTTGTGATTATATGCACACTTGA
- the LOC107426696 gene encoding uncharacterized protein LOC107426696 isoform X2, with product MNKNVEEKVTTKQRNQKGCFNQKIEFDSGSKTMETGKENADGETQNQNPLPNPNIPNPPTTNPNRSSNRGGGSMGKSCKGCLYYSSIQKSKSKNPTCVGFSRTLQQVPSYIVGETELEASKEGRSLTDFKYACIGYSVFLNKKDSSNDPQNKQAELPFCVGLEVLLDKRPVNHDAAHANKSEEKVRTFPQPRTYKPPHPTGDEYLNRFKRNAGLVASGVARNVNRVCNYVKESLDDILYPYRRRPK from the exons ATGAACAAAAATGTGGAAGAGAAGGtaacaacaaaacaaagaaatcaaAAGGGCTGCTTTAACCAGAAAATCGAATTTGATAGCGGAAGTAAAACCATGGAAACAGGCAAAGAAAACGCAGACGGTGAAACCCAAAATCAGAACCCTCTTCCTAATCCTAATATTCCTAATCCTCCTACAACTAATCCTAATCGGAGCAGTAACAGAGGAGGAGGATCCATGGGAAAGTCCTGCAAGGGTTGCCTCTATTACTCCTCTATTCAGAAATCCAAGTCCAAGAACCCCACCTGCGTTGGCTTCTCTAGAACCCTCCAACAAG TTCCCAGCTACATTGTGGGGGAAACTGAACTGGAAGCTTCTAAAGAGGGCCGCAGTCTTACAGATTTCAAGTATGCTTGCATAGGATACTCGGTATTCTTGAATAAGAAAGATTCTTCAAATGATCCACAGAATAAACAAGCGGAGTTGCCATTTTGTGTTGGTCTTGAG GTATTGCTGGATAAAAGGCCTGTAAACCATGATGCTGCCCATGCTAATAAAAGTGAAG aaaaagTCCGAACATTTCCTCAACCTCGAACCTATAAACCTCCTCATCCAACAGGAGATGAGTACCTAAACAG GTTTAAGAGGAATGCAGGCCTAGTAGCTTCAGGTGTGGCTAGGAATGTGAACAGAGTGTGCAACTATGTGAAAGAGAGTTTGGATGACATTCTATACCCATACAGGAGGCGGCCGAAGTGA